In a genomic window of Fusobacterium perfoetens ATCC 29250:
- a CDS encoding ABC transporter substrate-binding protein yields MKKIKYLLLFLLVFSFGFGKEKKLQDFDVILDWYPNAIHSFLYIADEKGYFEEEGINLVIHYPANVSDPIALPAVKKAHVGMYYLHQLIMARANENIPVKSIGAIVQKPLNVVIAPESKNIKRPKDLEGKTVGYSQGYVAERLLQTVIKNDGGDLSKTNLIDVGFDLLTATITKKVDATFGGFVNHEVPVFQDKGLEVNYFYPTDFGFPNYYEEVFVANEDMVKANPELYKGFLRAIARGFEEMKNDPEGAIDLLLQKQEADQFPLTKTVEMKSINILLPLMETKENKFLSQDKKVWEENIQWMYNEKMINKEITSEDVMIEL; encoded by the coding sequence ATGAAAAAAATAAAATATTTATTACTATTTTTATTAGTTTTTAGTTTTGGTTTTGGAAAAGAAAAAAAATTACAAGATTTTGATGTAATATTAGATTGGTATCCAAATGCTATTCATAGTTTTTTATATATAGCTGATGAAAAAGGATATTTTGAAGAAGAGGGAATTAATTTAGTAATTCACTATCCAGCTAATGTATCAGACCCAATAGCTTTACCAGCTGTAAAAAAAGCTCATGTTGGAATGTATTATTTACATCAATTAATAATGGCTAGAGCAAATGAAAATATTCCTGTAAAATCTATTGGAGCTATTGTACAAAAACCTTTAAATGTTGTTATTGCTCCTGAAAGTAAAAATATAAAAAGACCAAAAGATTTAGAAGGAAAAACAGTTGGATATTCACAAGGATATGTAGCAGAAAGATTATTACAAACAGTTATAAAAAATGATGGAGGAGATTTATCAAAAACAAATCTTATAGATGTGGGATTTGACTTATTAACAGCTACTATAACAAAAAAAGTTGATGCTACTTTTGGTGGATTTGTAAACCATGAAGTTCCTGTTTTCCAAGATAAAGGATTAGAGGTTAATTACTTTTATCCAACTGATTTTGGATTTCCTAACTATTATGAAGAAGTTTTTGTAGCTAATGAAGATATGGTAAAAGCTAATCCAGAACTTTATAAAGGATTCTTAAGAGCTATAGCAAGAGGATTTGAAGAGATGAAAAATGATCCAGAGGGAGCTATTGATTTATTATTACAAAAACAAGAAGCAGACCAATTCCCATTAACAAAAACTGTTGAAATGAAAAGTATTAATATATTACTTCCATTAATGGAAACAAAAGAAAATAAATTCTTATCTCAAGATAAAAAAGTATGGGAAGAGAATATTCAATGGATGTATAATGAAAAAATGATAAATAAAGAAATAACTTCAG